One window from the genome of Anaerococcus sp. Marseille-Q7828 encodes:
- the pyk gene encoding pyruvate kinase, whose translation MNQMPDHLKKTKIVCTIGPSSEAPEILEELVKSGMNVARLNFSHGTHEEHLEKIKTIRKIRRKLNTPIAIMLDTKGPEIRTGNFDVDEIFLKPGDTFILTTRDVIGNQDIVSVSYAGLPEDVEVGSEIFIDDGLVQLEVVDIKDGTDVVCKALNNGVLSNHKGVNLPGRQTNLPAITPKDIDDIKFGIENDIDFIAASFVRKKEDVYDIRRVLEDHGGENIKIISKIESQEGVDNLDEIIEASDGIMVARGDLGIEIRTELIPIVQKEMIRKANLASKPVITATQMLDSMIRNPRPTRAETTDVANAIIDGTDCVMLSGETAGGKYPVEAVRTMRNICITTELSDDFNKNVYETDISSFNNVTNSIARNTCEIAKELEASAIISCTSSGNTSRVISKFKPRTNIVAATTTEKVARQLSVVWGVYPIVIQEAKETDELIERAIFGAINENYVNEGDLTVVTAGIPLGVSGNSNLIKVHIIGDIITSGTGIGTKSVAGKVCLASTKKELEEKFEEGDILVAKFTDSDITEYIEKAKAIVTEEGGLTSHTAISAVHFGIPAVVGAFNIRNLVNDGDIITVDPIGGVIYKGETKVI comes from the coding sequence ATGAATCAAATGCCAGATCACTTAAAAAAGACAAAAATTGTTTGTACTATTGGTCCATCATCTGAAGCACCAGAAATCCTTGAAGAACTTGTAAAAAGTGGGATGAATGTTGCAAGACTTAATTTTTCCCACGGTACACACGAAGAACACTTAGAAAAAATCAAAACTATAAGAAAAATTAGACGCAAATTAAATACACCTATAGCTATAATGTTAGATACTAAGGGACCAGAAATTAGAACTGGTAACTTTGACGTTGACGAAATTTTCCTAAAGCCAGGAGATACATTTATCCTTACAACTAGGGATGTGATTGGTAACCAAGATATAGTATCAGTATCTTATGCTGGTTTGCCAGAAGATGTAGAAGTGGGAAGCGAAATATTTATAGACGATGGTCTAGTACAACTAGAAGTAGTTGATATAAAAGATGGCACAGACGTAGTTTGTAAAGCACTAAATAACGGTGTTTTATCCAATCACAAGGGTGTAAACCTACCAGGACGTCAAACAAATCTACCAGCAATAACACCTAAAGATATTGATGATATCAAGTTTGGTATAGAAAATGATATTGACTTCATAGCTGCATCATTCGTCCGCAAAAAAGAAGACGTATATGACATCAGAAGAGTTCTAGAAGATCACGGTGGAGAAAATATCAAAATCATTTCAAAAATAGAATCTCAAGAAGGTGTAGATAACCTCGATGAAATCATCGAAGCTTCTGATGGTATCATGGTTGCTCGTGGTGATTTGGGTATAGAAATCCGTACAGAACTTATTCCAATTGTCCAAAAAGAGATGATCAGAAAGGCAAACCTTGCATCCAAACCAGTAATAACTGCAACACAAATGCTTGACTCTATGATTAGAAACCCAAGGCCAACTCGTGCAGAAACAACAGACGTAGCCAATGCTATCATAGACGGAACAGACTGTGTCATGCTATCTGGTGAGACAGCTGGAGGAAAATATCCAGTAGAAGCAGTTCGTACTATGAGAAACATCTGTATAACGACAGAATTATCAGATGACTTTAATAAGAATGTATACGAAACAGACATATCAAGCTTTAACAACGTAACAAACTCTATTGCAAGAAACACTTGTGAAATTGCCAAGGAACTTGAAGCATCAGCTATCATTTCATGTACATCAAGTGGTAATACATCAAGAGTAATCTCTAAATTTAAACCAAGAACTAATATAGTTGCAGCCACAACAACAGAAAAAGTTGCAAGACAACTATCAGTTGTTTGGGGAGTATATCCAATAGTAATCCAAGAAGCCAAAGAAACAGATGAATTAATCGAAAGAGCAATATTTGGAGCTATCAACGAAAATTATGTTAATGAGGGAGACTTGACAGTAGTAACAGCTGGTATCCCATTAGGCGTATCTGGTAACTCAAACTTAATAAAAGTTCATATCATAGGCGACATCATTACGAGTGGTACAGGTATAGGAACTAAGTCTGTAGCAGGAAAAGTATGCCTAGCATCAACCAAAAAAGAACTAGAAGAGAAATTTGAAGAAGGGGATATCCTAGTAGCCAAATTTACAGACTCTGATATCACAGAATACATCGAAAAAGCAAAAGCTATAGTAACAGAAGAAGGTGGACTAACAAGCCATACTGCTATATCCGCAGTACACTTTGGAATTCCAGCAGTAGTAGGTGCATTTAACATCAGAAACTTAGTAAATGATGGTGATATAATCACAGTAGATCCAATAGGTGGAGTAATTTACAAGGGAGAAACAAAAGTTATCTAA
- the rlmD gene encoding 23S rRNA (uracil(1939)-C(5))-methyltransferase RlmD, giving the protein MILKDLKIIDIIQDGRGVARTDAKTVFVENAIYGETLDAEIIAEKKNFLEARKIKTNIKSKFERKPPCPYFYECGGCSIMDINYDTQIKLKKNLIKNAIKKSTHLEIEDIEIIESPEFAYRNKIHLQVDKDGGLNYLKKYSDEKVKINNCLIASDYIGQNLGQIEEISKEINGKFDGVITEISIRTNNKDILLNLYGTYDKDCQKYIKKNWQNSKFHINLIDRRKAYAINGNGKLDFKIKDKTFKISADDFYQVNQYQIENLYGVAREFLGENQKLLDLYCGSATSSMSINDDHIVGIEINKNAIKDAKENAKRNGLKDYKFIAKNAKFIDSKFIKENKIDAITVDPPRAGLDKEVVKTIANAGIDKIVYISCNPQTLARDIKRFMDRGYELKKLKAVDMFPQTMHVETIALIQKM; this is encoded by the coding sequence ATGATCCTAAAAGATTTAAAGATAATTGATATCATCCAAGACGGCAGAGGAGTAGCAAGAACAGATGCAAAAACAGTTTTTGTAGAAAACGCAATCTATGGCGAGACTCTTGATGCCGAAATCATAGCTGAAAAGAAAAATTTCTTAGAAGCTAGGAAAATAAAAACAAATATAAAAAGCAAATTTGAAAGAAAACCTCCATGTCCATATTTTTATGAATGTGGGGGTTGTTCTATAATGGATATCAATTATGACACACAAATAAAATTAAAAAAGAACTTGATAAAAAATGCCATAAAAAAATCAACACATCTAGAAATTGAAGATATTGAAATCATTGAAAGTCCAGAATTCGCATATAGAAACAAGATTCACTTACAAGTAGACAAAGACGGTGGCCTAAATTATCTTAAAAAATACTCAGATGAAAAAGTTAAAATAAATAATTGTCTGATAGCAAGTGATTATATAGGTCAAAATTTAGGTCAAATAGAAGAAATAAGTAAAGAAATCAATGGGAAATTCGACGGAGTTATTACTGAAATCTCCATTCGCACAAACAATAAAGACATCTTATTAAATCTTTACGGAACTTATGATAAAGACTGTCAAAAATACATCAAAAAGAACTGGCAAAATTCAAAATTTCATATCAATTTGATAGACAGAAGAAAGGCATATGCAATAAATGGCAATGGCAAGTTAGACTTTAAAATAAAGGATAAAACATTTAAAATCAGTGCAGATGACTTCTACCAAGTAAACCAATATCAAATAGAAAATCTCTATGGTGTAGCAAGAGAATTTTTAGGAGAAAATCAAAAACTCCTAGACCTCTACTGCGGAAGCGCAACAAGCTCCATGTCAATCAATGACGATCACATAGTAGGAATAGAAATCAACAAAAATGCTATCAAAGATGCCAAAGAAAATGCCAAAAGAAATGGTTTAAAAGATTATAAATTCATAGCAAAAAACGCAAAGTTTATCGATAGCAAATTCATAAAAGAAAATAAAATCGATGCAATAACAGTAGACCCACCAAGGGCAGGCCTAGACAAAGAAGTAGTAAAAACAATTGCCAATGCTGGCATAGACAAAATAGTCTACATATCCTGCAACCCTCAAACATTAGCCAGGGATATCAAAAGATTTATGGATAGGGGCTATGAACTTAAAAAATTAAAGGCAGTAGATATGTTCCCTCAGACTATGCATGTGGAGACTATAGCGTTGATACAAAAGATGTAA
- a CDS encoding phage antirepressor KilAC domain-containing protein — protein MISNLKTFENKNFGKLTVIEKDGEFFFIANEVATMLGYVNPRKAVYDHVDEEDKGVTKWNTPGGIQNISIINESGLYSLILSSKLPQAKIFKAWVTREVLPSIRKNGGYIVGQEKKTNEDLLADAILVANRIIAEREEEIEELRTKADYYDKLVDYNLLTNFRNTAKELGIPQNQFISFLMDKGLIYRDKKKKLLPYADKNKGYFEVKEWVDPLGTLVGIQTFITPKGRHYLLILLDSEGFYDE, from the coding sequence ATGATAAGTAATTTAAAAACATTTGAAAATAAGAATTTTGGGAAACTCACTGTTATAGAAAAAGACGGTGAGTTTTTCTTTATAGCAAATGAAGTAGCAACTATGCTAGGATATGTCAATCCAAGAAAAGCTGTTTATGACCATGTAGATGAGGAAGATAAGGGTGTAACGAAATGGAACACCCCTGGAGGAATACAGAATATTTCAATAATTAACGAATCAGGATTGTATTCACTTATCCTTTCATCAAAACTACCACAAGCAAAAATATTCAAAGCTTGGGTAACTAGAGAAGTCTTACCAAGTATTAGAAAAAACGGAGGATATATAGTAGGGCAAGAAAAGAAAACTAATGAAGATCTACTTGCAGATGCAATTCTTGTAGCCAATAGAATTATTGCCGAAAGAGAAGAAGAGATTGAAGAATTAAGAACAAAGGCAGACTATTATGACAAATTAGTAGATTATAATCTACTTACAAACTTTAGAAATACTGCCAAAGAGTTAGGAATACCACAAAATCAGTTTATAAGTTTTCTAATGGATAAAGGATTAATTTATAGAGATAAGAAAAAGAAACTCTTACCTTATGCAGATAAGAACAAGGGATATTTTGAAGTAAAGGAATGGGTTGATCCACTAGGTACACTTGTAGGAATACAAACATTTATAACACCAAAGGGAAGACACTACCTACTAATTTTATTAGATAGTGAAGGTTTCTACGATGAATAA
- a CDS encoding single-stranded DNA-binding protein translates to MDREMININANLVKEAEFSEFEKDGENVQVANFALVKKYGKGKEYTNCSVYGEKVEIVKDFEKGDLIHVFGYFKENKKGDKVYKNFIVKSLNKIENKKENEEE, encoded by the coding sequence ATGGATAGAGAAATGATAAATATTAATGCAAATTTAGTTAAGGAAGCTGAATTTTCAGAATTTGAAAAAGATGGAGAAAATGTTCAAGTAGCAAATTTTGCTCTTGTAAAAAAATATGGAAAGGGCAAAGAATATACAAATTGCTCAGTATATGGAGAAAAGGTAGAAATTGTAAAAGATTTTGAAAAAGGAGATCTAATCCATGTCTTTGGATATTTCAAAGAAAATAAAAAAGGAGATAAGGTCTACAAGAATTTTATAGTTAAATCACTAAACAAAATAGAAAATAAGAAAGAAAATGAGGAGGAATAA
- a CDS encoding ATP-binding protein: MTSLKDFVLRENDIERNGHIYCKVCGKRVDGELLDIGFTKFIPRIKCECEIKRDKENEARERLMKISSLKKDCFSSPIQHQYTFEKFLNEKGQAYKVAYNYAKSFEQMKEDNVGLLFYGDVGSGKTYLACSIANELIEREQVKVKIMNLSQVINQIQKSAFKLDSNEIINNLSNIPLLILDDLGIERDTSYAREQVYNIINSRYLKGKPTIFTTNLSLEIIQNPNIDLEYQRIYSRILEMTIPVKVTGEDFRRKIHQEKLRKYKELLLYGGGIDD, translated from the coding sequence ATGACAAGCTTAAAAGATTTTGTATTAAGAGAAAATGATATTGAGAGAAATGGTCATATTTATTGTAAGGTATGTGGCAAAAGAGTCGATGGAGAATTACTTGACATTGGATTTACAAAGTTTATTCCAAGAATTAAATGTGAGTGTGAAATAAAGAGAGATAAGGAAAATGAAGCAAGAGAAAGACTAATGAAAATATCATCGCTAAAAAAAGATTGCTTCTCATCGCCAATCCAACACCAGTATACTTTTGAGAAATTCTTAAATGAAAAAGGTCAAGCTTACAAGGTTGCTTACAATTATGCCAAGAGTTTTGAGCAAATGAAGGAAGACAATGTTGGACTGTTATTTTATGGAGATGTTGGCAGTGGAAAGACTTATCTTGCTTGTTCTATTGCAAATGAATTAATTGAAAGAGAACAAGTTAAAGTTAAGATTATGAATTTATCTCAGGTTATAAATCAAATACAGAAATCAGCATTTAAGCTAGATTCAAATGAAATTATTAATAACCTCTCTAATATTCCTTTGTTAATCTTAGATGACCTTGGAATTGAAAGAGATACATCTTATGCAAGAGAACAAGTATATAACATTATAAACTCAAGATACTTAAAGGGTAAGCCGACAATTTTTACTACAAACTTATCATTGGAAATTATTCAAAACCCTAATATTGACCTTGAGTATCAGAGAATATATTCAAGAATACTTGAAATGACAATACCAGTTAAAGTTACAGGAGAAGATTTTAGAAGAAAAATCCATCAAGAGAAGTTAAGAAAATACAAAGAGTTACTTTTATATGGAGGTGGAATAGATGATTAA
- a CDS encoding VirD4-like conjugal transfer protein, CD1115 family — translation MNKVLEAILSDIKNLIKIDNPKKFILSNIPYLSFFYIGNIFSKHINSYVGGDIIDRIMVGISDIGTLSYIPSLNPRDLLVGVFVAGIVKLIVYIKGKNKKKYRQGKEYGSARWGENKDIAPYIDPKFENNVLITNTERLTMNSRPKNPKYARNKNVLVIGGSGSGKTRFYVKPNLMQMHSSYVVTDPKGTLVLECGKMLYENGYDIKILNTINFKKSMKYNPFAYLRSEKDILKLVQTIIANTKGDGEKAGEDFWVKAEKLYYTALIGYIYYEAPEEEKNFKTLLDMIDASEVREDDETYMNPIDRLFEALEKKDPSHFAVKQYKKYKLAAGKTAKSILISCGARLAPFDIRELRELMSEDELELDKIGDRKTALFVIISDTDDTFNFVVSIMYSQLFNLLCDKADDVYGGRLPVHVRCLLDEFANIGLIPKFEKLIATIRSREISASIILQAQSQLKAIYKDHADTIVGNCDSTLFLGGKEKTTVKELSETLGKETIDLYNTSETRSNQKSFGLNYQKTGKELMSQDEITVMDGGKCIYQLRGVRPFLSDKFDITKHKNYKLLEDYDKRNLFDVEEYLKNRDKIKINRNSLITRL, via the coding sequence ATGAATAAGGTATTAGAAGCCATTCTTTCTGATATTAAAAACCTAATTAAAATAGACAACCCAAAGAAATTTATATTATCAAACATTCCCTATCTATCATTTTTCTATATTGGAAATATTTTTTCTAAGCACATCAATTCTTATGTAGGAGGAGATATTATTGATAGAATAATGGTAGGAATTTCTGATATAGGAACTTTATCCTATATACCAAGCCTTAATCCAAGGGACTTGTTAGTAGGTGTTTTTGTTGCTGGTATTGTTAAACTAATTGTTTATATCAAAGGAAAAAATAAAAAGAAATATAGGCAAGGTAAGGAATATGGATCTGCAAGATGGGGAGAAAATAAGGATATTGCTCCATATATTGATCCAAAGTTTGAAAACAATGTTCTTATAACTAATACCGAAAGACTTACAATGAACTCAAGACCTAAAAACCCTAAATATGCTAGAAATAAAAATGTATTAGTAATAGGTGGTTCTGGATCAGGTAAGACAAGATTTTATGTAAAGCCAAATCTAATGCAAATGCACTCTTCCTATGTAGTAACAGACCCTAAAGGCACACTTGTGTTAGAGTGTGGAAAAATGCTCTATGAAAATGGATATGATATAAAGATATTAAATACAATAAACTTTAAAAAATCTATGAAATACAATCCCTTTGCTTATTTGAGAAGTGAAAAAGATATTTTAAAGCTTGTTCAAACCATAATTGCCAATACCAAGGGAGATGGAGAAAAGGCAGGAGAAGATTTCTGGGTAAAGGCTGAAAAGTTATATTACACTGCCCTCATCGGTTATATTTATTATGAAGCACCAGAAGAAGAAAAGAACTTTAAGACACTATTGGATATGATTGACGCAAGTGAAGTTAGAGAAGATGACGAAACCTATATGAACCCAATTGATAGGCTCTTTGAGGCTCTTGAAAAGAAAGACCCAAGTCATTTTGCAGTTAAGCAATATAAGAAATATAAGCTGGCAGCAGGAAAAACTGCTAAGTCCATTTTAATATCATGTGGAGCAAGACTAGCACCTTTTGATATAAGAGAGCTTAGAGAACTAATGAGCGAAGATGAATTAGAACTTGATAAAATTGGAGATAGGAAAACAGCTTTGTTCGTAATAATATCAGATACAGATGATACCTTTAACTTTGTAGTTTCAATAATGTATTCTCAATTATTTAATCTACTATGTGATAAGGCAGATGATGTGTATGGTGGAAGACTTCCAGTTCATGTTAGGTGTCTACTTGATGAGTTTGCAAATATCGGTTTGATTCCTAAATTTGAAAAACTAATAGCGACAATTCGTTCAAGAGAAATATCGGCAAGTATAATACTACAAGCACAATCTCAATTAAAAGCAATTTATAAAGACCATGCAGATACAATAGTTGGTAACTGCGACTCTACACTCTTTTTAGGAGGAAAAGAAAAAACAACAGTAAAAGAATTATCAGAAACCTTAGGAAAAGAAACTATAGACCTATATAACACATCAGAAACAAGATCCAACCAAAAATCTTTTGGTCTAAATTACCAAAAAACTGGTAAGGAACTTATGAGTCAAGATGAAATAACTGTAATGGATGGCGGTAAATGTATATACCAACTAAGAGGAGTAAGACCTTTCTTGTCAGATAAATTTGATATTACAAAGCATAAGAATTACAAGTTGTTGGAAGATTATGATAAGAGAAACTTGTTTGATGTGGAAGAGTATTTAAAGAATAGAGATAAAATAAAAATAAACAGGAACAGTTTGATTACAAGATTATGA
- a CDS encoding PcfB family protein — translation MINEEVSRSSLNLEVRLAKATSKAILDALKKVHKQIEEQGGLKNVIKNNGEEVKLKDMVKKGQLEEINLKDPELKELKKILNKHGVKFSVMKDKETGNHSVFFQSKDIKVMEHAFKKAVKASERKADRKDSITKTINKFKDMAKDTISKDKVKNKHKEQSL, via the coding sequence ATGATTAATGAAGAAGTATCTAGGTCAAGTCTTAATCTTGAAGTAAGACTTGCAAAAGCAACAAGTAAAGCAATTCTTGATGCCTTAAAGAAAGTACACAAGCAAATAGAGGAACAAGGAGGCTTGAAAAATGTAATAAAAAATAATGGAGAAGAAGTAAAACTAAAGGATATGGTTAAAAAGGGACAGTTAGAAGAAATTAATCTAAAAGATCCTGAGTTAAAAGAACTAAAGAAAATTTTAAATAAACACGGAGTGAAGTTTTCTGTTATGAAAGATAAGGAAACTGGTAACCACTCTGTGTTTTTTCAATCTAAGGATATAAAGGTAATGGAACATGCCTTTAAAAAAGCAGTTAAGGCTTCTGAAAGAAAGGCCGATAGAAAAGATTCAATAACAAAGACAATAAATAAGTTTAAAGATATGGCTAAGGACACCATTAGCAAAGATAAAGTTAAAAATAAACATAAGGAGCAAAGCTTATGA
- a CDS encoding SRPBCC family protein encodes MAVANIKVTLNCPIEKVWDKVTDLRDFGWRSDIKDIKIIDDKNFVEITKDGIETNFKVIEYTKHQCWSFEIENANIKGTWIGKFYSNGDKTTLDFTENVISKKFIFKPFVGLYLRNQQKLYFKDLKEALNCEEASHVQVL; translated from the coding sequence ATGGCAGTTGCAAATATCAAAGTTACATTAAATTGCCCAATAGAAAAAGTATGGGATAAAGTTACTGACCTTCGTGATTTTGGTTGGAGAAGTGATATCAAAGATATCAAAATTATTGATGATAAGAATTTTGTAGAGATTACAAAAGATGGGATAGAAACAAATTTTAAAGTTATAGAATATACGAAACATCAATGCTGGTCTTTTGAAATTGAAAACGCAAATATAAAAGGAACTTGGATAGGAAAATTTTATTCGAATGGAGATAAAACAACATTAGATTTTACAGAAAATGTTATTTCTAAAAAATTTATATTTAAACCTTTTGTAGGATTATATTTAAGAAACCAACAAAAACTGTATTTTAAAGATTTGAAGGAAGCACTTAATTGTGAAGAAGCAAGTCATGTTCAAGTGTTATGA
- a CDS encoding Maff2 family mobile element protein produces MEFFTAGVGVLKTLVTAIGAGLGAWGVINLMEGYGNDNPGAKSQGIKQLMAGGGIVLIGIKLIPLLANALN; encoded by the coding sequence ATGGAATTTTTTACAGCTGGAGTTGGAGTTTTAAAGACACTTGTAACTGCAATTGGTGCAGGTTTAGGAGCATGGGGAGTTATTAACTTGATGGAAGGTTATGGTAATGATAACCCTGGTGCTAAATCTCAAGGTATTAAGCAGCTTATGGCCGGTGGGGGAATTGTACTAATTGGTATTAAATTAATTCCACTACTTGCAAATGCTTTAAATTAG
- a CDS encoding SAP domain-containing protein, whose protein sequence is MIESRPKFDKITSFDEFNKYYWYREELSQICKLLGLEYRGTKQELTYIIEQYFKGDVIKKSSIKNIKKQVDYITLDMPLLECEFSFNSKFREYFSVVTGVLPFKFTADMATAWRKVKRENDLSFTIQDMLKVYYGKSDYAKYDNSVCQWNQFLKDFCADENSCNYSNKIQVAAILWKEVRDSKNKKVYSRELIKKYEDKIEDYHK, encoded by the coding sequence ATGATAGAAAGTAGACCTAAGTTTGATAAAATCACATCGTTTGATGAGTTTAATAAATACTATTGGTATCGTGAAGAACTTTCACAGATATGCAAGTTATTAGGATTAGAATATAGAGGTACAAAACAAGAACTCACTTATATTATTGAGCAGTACTTTAAGGGTGATGTGATTAAAAAGTCATCAATAAAAAACATAAAGAAACAAGTTGATTATATTACTTTAGATATGCCTTTACTTGAGTGTGAATTTTCCTTTAATTCAAAATTCAGAGAATATTTTTCTGTTGTAACAGGTGTTTTGCCTTTCAAATTTACTGCAGATATGGCAACGGCTTGGAGAAAAGTAAAAAGAGAAAATGATTTGAGTTTTACAATTCAAGATATGCTCAAAGTTTATTATGGAAAATCAGATTATGCTAAGTATGATAATTCGGTTTGTCAATGGAATCAATTTTTAAAGGATTTTTGTGCAGACGAAAATAGTTGTAACTACTCTAATAAAATACAAGTAGCTGCAATTCTTTGGAAAGAAGTCAGAGATTCAAAAAACAAAAAAGTTTATTCACGAGAACTTATAAAAAAATATGAGGATAAAATAGAAGACTATCACAAGTAA
- a CDS encoding replication initiator protein A gives MNFDYFYNRQSEMYNFIRLPMVLMEDEIFKSISIEAKVLYSYMLNRMGLSYKNGWIDEDGKVFIYYTIERIKDQFNCASEKANKLISELDIKSGIGLIEKKRQGLGKPNRIYVKDFMSIFNNMELKNQEVRKTKLQKFDNRNSRDSNIESQDFRKSEGNYNNISNNELRNNDFNKGQKSYGIYKNIFLTDEEYKDLTNELGIRISEYIDRLSSYMKANNRVYQDHKATIINWYLNDQAKNINDNTTRKMNYDIGESL, from the coding sequence ATGAATTTTGATTATTTTTATAATAGGCAATCTGAAATGTATAACTTCATTAGGTTACCTATGGTATTAATGGAAGATGAGATTTTTAAGAGCATTTCTATTGAAGCTAAAGTTTTGTATTCATATATGCTTAATCGAATGGGTCTTTCATATAAAAATGGCTGGATAGATGAAGATGGAAAAGTCTTTATTTACTACACAATAGAAAGAATAAAAGATCAATTTAATTGTGCGAGTGAAAAAGCAAATAAATTAATATCTGAACTTGATATTAAATCAGGAATAGGACTGATTGAAAAGAAAAGACAAGGACTGGGAAAGCCTAATAGAATTTATGTTAAAGACTTTATGAGCATATTTAATAATATGGAATTAAAAAATCAAGAAGTTCGAAAAACAAAATTACAGAAGTTCGATAATCGAAATTCAAGAGATTCGAATATCGAAAGTCAAGATTTTCGAAAATCGGAAGGTAACTATAACAATATTAGTAATAATGAGTTAAGAAATAATGATTTTAATAAAGGGCAAAAGTCTTATGGAATATATAAAAATATATTTTTGACTGATGAAGAATACAAGGACTTAACAAATGAGTTAGGAATCAGAATTAGTGAGTACATTGATAGGCTCTCATCTTATATGAAAGCAAATAACAGAGTGTATCAAGACCACAAGGCAACGATAATCAATTGGTATCTTAATGATCAGGCAAAAAACATTAATGATAATACAACAAGGAAAATGAATTACGATATAGGAGAGAGTTTATGA
- a CDS encoding ClbS/DfsB family four-helix bundle protein, translating to MRSYESNEELKNEIKKTFEKYISEFDNIPEELKDKKVEEVDRTPAENLAYQVGWTTLLLKWEEDEKKGLEVKTPSDNFKWNQLGELYKWFTDTYAHKSLKELKEQLTQNVENICLMIDELTDEELFKPHMRKWADEATKTATWEVYKFIHVNTVAPFGTFRTKIRKWKKLVL from the coding sequence ATGAGGTCTTATGAAAGTAATGAAGAATTAAAAAATGAGATAAAGAAAACTTTTGAAAAGTATATTTCTGAGTTTGATAATATACCGGAAGAACTAAAAGACAAAAAAGTAGAAGAAGTTGATAGGACACCGGCAGAAAATCTTGCCTATCAAGTAGGTTGGACAACTTTACTCTTAAAATGGGAAGAAGATGAGAAAAAAGGACTGGAAGTTAAAACGCCATCAGATAATTTCAAATGGAATCAACTTGGAGAATTATATAAGTGGTTTACAGATACTTATGCTCATAAATCTTTAAAGGAGCTAAAAGAACAACTAACACAAAATGTAGAAAATATTTGTCTTATGATAGATGAATTAACAGATGAGGAGTTATTTAAACCCCATATGAGAAAATGGGCGGATGAAGCAACAAAAACCGCAACTTGGGAAGTTTATAAATTTATTCATGTAAATACAGTAGCGCCATTTGGAACATTTAGGACTAAGATTAGGAAATGGAAGAAATTAGTTCTATAG